The Trichomycterus rosablanca isolate fTriRos1 chromosome 17, fTriRos1.hap1, whole genome shotgun sequence DNA segment TATATAATGGTTTTCACTTAATATAACCATGGAaggttattatattactatggaagcacttctgtaagtcgctctggataagagcgtctgctaaatgcagaaaatgtaaatgtaaatataaccaAATTATGTAAGCAAATGTGACACAGGAAACTGAAGCTGAACAAAAGCTGGCCTATACAACAAAGCCATCTAAAGCATTAAAATTCACAATTcactacactatatgggcaaatgCATGTaaaatgattataaattatGAACTTATATTTAAAGACAATATTATAGTGTTGGCCTTGCTTTGGAactcattaacaggtttcccatacatccttatgggaaaaaaataccttgaaactcaactctTTTAAAACTCAaaaccagtcccagaaccactGTATAAGCAAACCATATGACAAACCtgttgtgtctgttttttaaccagtaaatagagttaaagctttactttttctgttataAGCTTGTGCTTATTTTAAGtactgtatttttacaaaattaagtttctttgtttcttttttcccaCCAGGCTAAGGAAAAGCAAAGTGCCAAAAAACTTCAAGAAGCAAAGTAGCAGCATGTTTTTCTGTCTTTTGTGTAATGTGCTTTACAATCCCACAATGCTCTTTTACCATCTGTAATAATAGGAGCACTAAGTAATAAACTAGCATGGGGTGCTTGCTGTCATATTGTCCATACCACTATGTTTGCATGATTGCAGAgatgtttaaataaacattttcataTAAAATTGTATTGTTGTCCAGATCTTCTTAATGTATGCAACAGTACCGGGTtgtcttttttgcatttttagtttcaaaattctctacacgttctctattgaggacaggtcacaactgcaggcagaccagtccagtactcgtatcCTCTTCTTCagtagccatgcctttgtaatgtttgcagcatgtggttttgcattaatgctgccatcacagaagtgtaaattacctttgccaggggcattgacacagccccataccatgacagaccctggcttttggagttGTTGGTGATAACAGTGTCCGGTTTTAATTTTTCCAAAAATactgattcgtctgaccacaatacacatttccactttgtaatggtccatcccagatgaaTCAGAGCCCAAAGAACTTAACACAGCTTCTGGATATGGTTaacataagtttttttttttttgcacagcaacattttaagtggcatttatgAATGAAATGTGTAGTGTACTTCCTTAACTGCTGCTGACCTTTACTTCTGACTGTGGAGGGCCATGATCAATGCACGCTCTGACGTGTAGTAGCCGGCCGCTTCTTTTTACATGCATGAGACGGGCACGGAGAGTTATCCATCTCCAAGAAAACAAGGCCAAGCGACTCAACTATGCATGAATTCATATGAACTGGGGTGCAGAAAAATGGCAGCAGGTGCTTTGGAGTGATGAGTTAAAATTTGAAATATTTGGCTGTAACAGAAGGCAGTTTGTTTGACAAAATGCTGTAGAATGATACAACAATGAGTGTCTGCATGTAAaatgaagcatggtggaggtttGGGGCTGCATTTCAGCAGAGTTGTGGATTTGGCCAGGATTAATTATGTCCTCCATGCTGAGAAGTACAGACACAGTAACCCTTCTGCAGGTCAATACCAGACTCATAGTTTCCATGTCCTTTAATATGAGTAAGTTTTGGCTGCAGAACAACCTGTCAGCAGTTCATGGCTTGTACCTCCTCAGACCACTTCACCACAGCTTCCTACAAGCACCATTTTGGAAATTATTCAGCCTGATCTTTTGACCATAATAAATTGGCTCTTATCAAAGGCACACAGGCCAATTTCAATTCGCCAAATTCAACATTTTCTATTACTTTAACCGGAAATAACTTTGCTTTACAAAAAACAGGAAAATCGGCCAGACGTGTTAGGAAGatagaacaacaacaacaacaaaaaaataataatataacaacgcATCCACTGATATTCTgacttttttttgtgtttgtatatttaacGTGCATATATTTACTCTATCTGCAAAgatcctggagatcaatctccaacccaggacctagtcatctctcttgatgactctcAAATCAGACCGTCTGATAATGTAAGGAGCCTTGGTGTCATCCTGGATAACcaactgaccttctctcctcatgtagccagcATGAAGCGAGCGTGCCGTTTCCTCCtttacaacatcaggaagattctactatttctctccatggaagctactcagattcttgtgcagtcacttgtaatctcacggttggactactgcaactccctcttggcaggtgctcccatgtccactattaaacccttgcaactcattcaaaatgcagctgctcacctggtttttaaccaacctaaacgctgccacatcaccccactgctgcgttctcttcactggcttcctaggtgcacgcattcagtttaaaagactgatgctcgcctacaaagccaaaaatggaccagcaccaagctaccttcaaggtctaatcaaagcccgctctgtaccacacaacctccgagccactagtctcgctcgacttaatcctccacccaggactcgaggaagacaagcatcaaggcttttctctgtactggcacccaagtggtggaacgaacttcctctgtctgtccgaacatttgagtctcttgctgtcttcaaaagacgattaaaaactcacctctttactaagcacttactGTAAGTGtctaaaaagtgcatgaagcagaaaacttttaatagttacacagtgacaTGTACGATTCGCTGTACCTGcattacagaataaaaaaaaacaacaaaaaaaactggTAAAAATATATTGCaaaaattatgaattaaaaatgtaaattttaataaTTGGTAGTAGGTACCCACTGACATATACCACCACACATCTATATTACAGAAAAAACCCTACAGTTTGGGTACAGTAATAAATCATACAATGTAAAATGTAGTTACCTAATAACATGTATTACTACAGccattaatatataaaaatgtccatttcacaatttttttttacattttataatttcTTTATGTACTAATACTGtgggacttttattttatattgcaAATGCCGTAAGTAGTACAACCAACTAGGTAACTACCACaacctttatttattcagtGCATTATTCACTATTATTGGTGTCTAAATCagaatcctctttacttagGCAGACACAATGTGTCTTTGTAATAATACAGACAATTATAGATTACAGATCTTctgagtgtttcagccacaccataAGATCTGTAATCTTATGGAAGTGACTGAAACACTTacactcaataattaggagtgaagtccacatatttttgattaTATAGTGTATCTGTCTGTTAGGTCTGTGATTTACAAGCCATAAGGTGCACGACTATGTACTATAAGTGCAAGGTACTAAAAATGTCTTGCTTATTCCAAAATTATAAGTGTTAGTTGTAAGATGTCTTTATAAATGATCAGTTTAAGCTATGTTGTTGTCACATAATAAACACAGACCTTCATAATCATTTATTATGACCAGATATTCAACTTCTATAACTAACAAATAactgctttttttgtttgtttttttagccATTTTGACAATTATCTTGCTATCTTACGCTTTTTAACAAGCACTAGTCTCTGATAGCATGTGTTAATAAGCTACAGTCAAATCaaatattacaaccccaaatcagaataaATTGGgactatggaaaatgcaaataaaagtttgaacccaagatattacatgttttgtctgctcaacttcatttcatttgttaatatacctccagtcctgcatttcaggcctgcaacacattccaaaaaaagttgacaaATGCTTGAGAAAatcattgaaatgtttaaaaacaatgtacctcaaagaaagattggaagggatttgcatatttctccctctacagtgcataatatcattaaacaattcaaggaatcgagaggaatttcagtgcataaaggccaagggtgccagcttaagctgaacgcctgtgaccttcgatccctcagacggcactgcatcaagaaccgccactcaacaataggtgatataaccacatgggcaagggattactttggcaaacctttggcaagcactacaatacagagttacatacacaaatgccacttaaaactttactgtgcaaaaaagaagccttatgttaaccatgtccagaagcgacgttgacttctctgggctctgaggcatctaggatggaccatcacacagtggaaacatgtattgtggtcagatgaatcagcattccagcatttggaaaaaatggacgccgtgtgctccggaccaaagacgaaaagcaccatccagactgttatcagcaacacgtccaaaagccagggtctgtcatggtatggggctgtgtcagtggcCCTGGCAAAggttatttacacttctgtgatggcagcattaatgcagaaaagtacattgagatcttagagcaacatatgctgccttcaaggtgtcatcttttccagggatgtccatgcatttttcaacaagacaatgcaaaaccacatgctgcacacattacaaaggcatgactgcgcaagaagagggtacgggtaatgcactggcctgcctgcagtcctgacctgtccacaatagagaatgtgtggagaatttttaaatgaaaaacacaacAACGATGAccttgtactgttgcacatcttaagacgtgtttgcaggaagaatagaacaaaataaaacctaaaacactaaatcacttggtatcctcggtgccaaaacatcttttaagtgtggtgaaaaggaatggcaacattacaaagtggtaaatgctttactgtcccaacttttttttggaatgtgttgcaggcctgaaatgcaggaatggatgtttattaataaatgaaataaaatatcccaggttcatactgtctgcaatgaaataaaagtcaaagcaaatgtaagaagctgtgttttttattatatgtattttccatgctgtcccagctttttctgatttggggttgtatatgtgGCGCTTGTGCTACAGTCTAAGCACCATTGCTGTACATAAAGAGCTTGATTAAACTGATTTGCAGCCCACTGTTGTGGCCCAGTTAGAAAAGGTTTCTTCAGGATTTACATGAAGTGAATCCAGACTGTTTAATTTATGTTTTCATGAACCCaaatgaaatgtaataaattagtGTTGCAATTTCTTTTACACAATGCGATATTTTACTCTACTCACATGTATTAAGTTAGTCTGTATTGAAAGTATGCACCAAATTCTGATACAAAAGTGCTGCTGTAACAATGCTGGTAAAGGTCCTTTCTCTCTGCATAGATTATCGTTTTACTTTGTCATATATTAGCAACATCCACAGCTAGAGAATCCAGGAGATTCCTGTACATCTCAGATCTCAGAAACCTGGGATATGAGTCACGCTCCATGAGTCCATACACAATCTTTTGGGCCTCATCAAAACTGTGAGATGTTGGGCTCCTAATGTTGCTTCTAATTTTCTCCCTCGTGTGGTAGTCGATGTTTATCtacaatgcaaaaacaaaactgtTAGAATTTATATATGCTTTTTATGCAGGAAAAACACACAAACCCCCAAATGTTGCTTACCTCTTTAGGGGACCCTGGTTTAATGAACTGGTTATAGACAATTCTGGCTTTGAAGTACATTCTAAGACATGAACTAATTTTCTTGTAGTCCTCACATGTCAACCAGAACTCTATGTTTTCGTCACTGAATTCTGATTTGAGAAAAATGCGAAATGTAGCTAAACCATCTAAAAAGTACAAATTAGTTGTCATAGTCACTTAAAAAAGTAATGGCAAGGTCTTAAATATTAGtaaatagaaaaacaaacatttacattttgactTGAGAAGTTGATTCAGAGACTGGGACCATTGCAAGGTGTCCTGAAAACTTAGCCTGCTGTAAGAAAAAAGGTAACTCAATGATCAACCATCACTTAGTTAAATATATCAACAGGGAAGAATATTACAGTGTTAAAGCAAGACAAACACAATACAGTGAGGCTACAGAATCTTTTAACTACTTCAGTTTTTGTTATTTGACATTATATCAGCGggccccaaccttttttgcaccatggactggttacatataagatataatttcacggaccggcgggggcggggggatttaaaatataataactatagaatggaaaatcagtgtgaatcctgagctttttttgctgagacactgctcccacctagtggtgattgagGACAATAACACATGAAGAGTGTTGGAagtttaattgctcttgtagtgatcactaattatttattttttctgtttggtcctgtaataaatgacccacggaccggtaccggtccgcggcctggtggttggggaccgctgcactatatggccaaaaatatctggacacctTACCACCTCTGGACACCTGGACAAAGATCCGATTGATATCCCGAAGCTCTACactctaggctaccactgtccctaaaaacTGTCATAAAAAATTTCATGTAGGAGTAATGTGCAGGTgtcccaataattttgtccttatagtgtattaatgctgcaaataaaacatttttgttataacagttttgttatttaaaaaagtagCACCATAGCAACAGCAGTAATGATGAACATGAATGAGCTTTCTAAAGTTGCAGAACAACctaacaacagttacacagtaaATTATTAGCAATAATGCAATTAATAAGCAATAAACAGCCATCTCCATTTCTTACCCCATGTAAAACTTGTCTGCTAAAAAGGCTAATCTACATGTTTAAATGAGCATTTAGATATTCTGTCTTAAAATTTCTGACCAGCCTCAAAGTAACCGTAACCATGGAGCATCAAAGACAGTTTGCCAAGAATAATGGGTCAAAATTGAACCCATAGTGCCTTAATGCTgtcactgcaaaaaaaaaaaaaaaacatccgaAACATCTAGGTGAACCCTTACCTTTTTGTGCCAGATGACTGGAAAAGCATATTTTGTAGACGCCACATGAAGATGTTTTTGGAATGGAGATAAATTCAGCTAATTTTGGTAATTCTCTATTCACACATACATAACTACACCAAAATCAGCAGTTATGCTATACACATCTAGTGTATTCCAGTGTACAGAAACATATCCCAAAAGAGCAAacacaataaatgaatgttgcAATCTTCCTTCTTCTGTTTTTCTTGCAATTTCCACCTGTGTTAAAATGCTCTATACTCAGTGAACAGGCTTGGCGTGTTAGCTACAACTTTGTAGTTGTTTTTGAAGTTATGATGCACTTGGTGCAACAGCTCTTCGGCATCCTTGTTTTCTGCTTTAGTTGTTAAAggctgattttaattttaagaaCTTATGAACCATGGCAAAGAGGAAGCCCTTTAACCCTTCAGCCTTTACCCCACCCAGTCATACTGCAGTCTATTGAAGTCCATTGCCGCTCTTTCACACAAAGCATGGACTGTTTCCCTGTATTTTTAGCcatgtaaataagtgtgtgccagtaaaataaaagataagcaaatgttgttttgtttgacTGGCCCTTTTAATAATCATTGTGATAAACAATGTGTCTTGGATGCGTGATATGGAAGTATGTCATTCttgttttcttattttagaagcCTCAAAGTACTGCAGACATCCTGCTAGTTTTCTGGAGAGGATCTGATAAAGAATATTTGCCTGAACAACACACAGTACTGTACAAATAAGCAAATATGTTTTCTCAAGTATTTACTTacgaccccaaatcagaaaaagttgggacagcatagaaaatgcaaataaataaaaaaaactgagtttcttacatttactttaacttttatttcattgcagacaggatgaacctgagatatttcatgttttatctgctcaacttcatttcatttattaataaacatccattcctgcatttcaggcctgcaacacattccaaaaaaagttgggacagtaaagcatttaccactttgtaatgttgccattccctttcaccacacttacaagacgttttggcaccgaagataccaagtgatttagtgttttaggttttattttgtcttattctttctgcaaacacgtcttaagatgtgcaacagtacggggtcgtcgttgttgcatttttcgtttcaaaattctccacacattctctattggggacatgtcaggactgcaggcaggccagtccagtacccgtaccctcttcttgcgcagtcatgcctttgtaatgtgtgcagcatgtggttttgcattgtcttgttaaaaaatgcatggacgtctcaGGAAAAAATgactcaatgtacttttctgtattaatgctgccattacagaagtgtaaatgacctttgccaagggcactgacacagccacgtaccatgacagaccctggcttttggacttgttgttgataacagtctggatggtccttttcatctatGGTCCGAAGCACACAGTGTTCTTTTTTTCCAAGAAAGACCTGAAGtgctgattcatttgaccacaatacacatttccactgtgtgatggtccatcctagatgccttcgtgcccagagaagttgacgctgcttctggacatggttaaaattttttgcacagttaagttttaagtggcatttgtgcaagtAACTCTgttttgtagtgcttgacaaaggtaatcacttgcccatgtggttatatcagctatttttGAGTGGTGGTACCCGTCTAAGGGATCGGAGATCATGGGCATTTAGCttaggcttgcacccttggccgttacacactgaaattcctcccaattccttgaatcgtttagtaatattatgcactgcagaggaagaaatatgcaaatgccTCCTAATCTTAATTtgaaaacattgtttttaaacatttcaataatttcctcatgcatttgttgacaaactggagatcctctggccatctttgctcatcaaagactcagcctttcctgaaagctgcttttgtaccaaaccatgattacaatcacctgttgacatcacctgttcggaatcacatcattatttagtttttttacctcattactagccctaaattgcccccatcccaactttttttggaatgtgttgcaggcctgaaatgcaggaatggatgtttattaataaatgaaattaagttaagcagacaaaacatgaaatatcttgggttcaaactgtctgcagttaaataaaagtcaaagtaaatgcaaggaacactgcatttttattttatttgcattttcccaactttttctgatttggggttgtatttatttactttttaaagtaaTGCCCATCCTCATCTGGTAAACCTCTTTAGTAATTTCACTGAATTATGGCTTCCAACATTTCTTTATGTGTTGGGAATATGCTATGCAAAATGTGCTATGAGTTAAGATGTGAAGTCATCTAACCAGCAGAGTCAAATGTGATAGTCTGCACACACCACCATTAGATTTGCTTGTGGATGCAAATGAGTAAAACTGTGGGTTTTACTCATTTCCCTGTTGTTCTCATGACAGAATATTTTGAAACTGACAGGAAtcatagtatgtgtgtgtgtgtgtgtgtgtgtgtgtgtgtgtttatgtacaacTCTACAATTATTCGCACCTTTGGTAAAGACTAGTAATAAGAGTTATAAGTTTGATGAATTAATCGCAtactgaaaaataaaaagtaaaacatttatcttgaagaaaaaaacactcattaaaaaataattgttttaataaaaaaattccaCACTTATTGCCACACCTGCATTTAATATGTCAGAAAACCTACCTTTACCAATAAAACAGCACTTAATTTTCTCCTGTAACGTTTTAAGGTTGGAAAATGAAGAGCTGGGAATTTTAGATTAGTTCTCTTTAGGGTCCAAGATCCAAGATCTCTTCTGGATTCTCCTTGGATTAAAAGCACTGAGATGGCAGAAGCTCGATTTTGTGTTCAGTaaaacattttgtgtttatgcaaacatatgttttggatcactgtcctgctgaaaaaaaaatcctggGAGATGGCAAcagattttaattaaatgtgtcCTGGTATTTCAAAAAATCTATAATGGCATGtagtttaactgacaaaactACAAAGAATTGACTTTTAGTGTTCCGATTGACCaacataattgtattttgtaaatataaacaaattttgaatttgatgcatgcaacacaatccaaaaaTTGGAAAGGgctgaaatgtttaaaagttaTTTAAGTTAGAATACATTCCAGGTAAGCAGGTGATATAGTAACAGGTAATGGTATCATAATTGTGCATAAAATGAGAATCCGTCATCGCTcaacactttgtgccaaactttattAAAGGATGGTCAATAGGTCAGAAAAGACCACTTCATAAGGCAATATTGCAAATAAATTAGGTCTTTTATCTACCATATTTACCATTTATAAAGTTGTGAAAATCTCAGTCTGTTTAGGGCAGAAACCATTGTTGAATATGCATGACCTTcaagccctcagatggcactacataaaaatgcagtgttccttacatttactttgacttttatttgattgcagacagtttgaacccaatatatttcatgttttctctgctcaacttaatttcatttgttaataaacctcaatAAGGTAaggtaataaggtaaaaaaactaaataatgatgtgattccgaacaggtgatgtcaacaggtgattgtaattatggtttgTTACAAacgcagcatccaggaaaggctgagactttgatgagcaaagatggccagagaaaatgattaaaatgcttaaaaacatTCTACTTCAAAAAAgatgggatttgcatatttctccctctacagtgcataatatcattaaacaattcaaggaatcgagaggaatttcaatgcatgatcttcaatccctcaggcggcactgcatcaagaaccgccactcagcaatagctgatatgaccacatgggtgagggattactttggcaacctTTGgcaggcactacaatacagagttacatgcacaaatgccacttaaaactttactgtgcaaaaaagaagccttatgttaaccatgtccagaagtggcgttgacttctctgggctcggaggaaactaggatggaccatcacactgtggaaatgtgtattgtggtcagatgaattagcatgccaggtcttttttggacaaAATGGTACAC contains these protein-coding regions:
- the LOC134331867 gene encoding regulator of G-protein signaling 8-like, with translation MDFNRLQYDWVGRLSFQDTLQWSQSLNQLLKSKYGLATFRIFLKSEFSDENIEFWLTCEDYKKISSCLRMYFKARIVYNQFIKPGSPKEINIDYHTREKIRSNIRSPTSHSFDEAQKIVYGLMERDSYPRFLRSEMYRNLLDSLAVDVANI